A region of the Cottoperca gobio chromosome 22, fCotGob3.1, whole genome shotgun sequence genome:
caccaacatcatcacagagtgtgtacaacagaggcaccaacatcatcacagagtgtgactaacagaggcaccaacatcatcacagagtgcgactaacagaggcaccaacatcatcacagagtgcgactaacagaggcaccaacatcatcacagagtgtgtacaacagaggcaccaacatcatcacagagtgtgactaacagaggcaccaacatcatcacagagtgcgactaacagaggcaccaacatcatcacagagtgtgtacaacagaggcaccaacatcatcacagagtgtgactaacagaggcaccaacatcatcacagagtgtgactaacagaggcaccaacatcatcacagagtgtgactaacagaggcaccaacatcatcacagagtgtgtacaacagaggcaccaacatcatcacagagtgtgactaacagaggcaccaacatcatcacagagtgtgactaacagaggcaccaacatcatcacagagtgttactaacagaggcaccaacatcatcacagagtgtgtacaacagaggcaccaacatcatcacagagtgtgactaacagaggcaccaacatcatcacagagtgcgactaacagaggcaccaacatcatcacagagtgcgactaacagaggcaccaacatcatcacagagtgtgactaacagaggcaccaacatcatcacagagtgtgaCTAACAGAtgcaccaacatcatcacagagtgtgactaacagaggcaccaacatcatcacagagtgtgtacaacagaggcaccaacatcatcacagagtgtgactaacagaggcaccaacatcatcacagagtgcgactaacagaggcaccaacatcatcacagagtgcgactaacagaggcaccaacatcatcacagagtgtgtacaacagaggcaccaacatcatcacagagtgtgactaacagaggcaccaacatcatcacagagtgcgactaacagaggcaccaacatcatcacagagtgtgtacaacagaggcaccaacatcatcacagagtgtgactaacagaggcaccaacatcatcacagagtgtgactaacagaggcaccaacatcatcacagagtgtgactaacagaggcaccaacatcatcacagagtgtgtacaacagaggcaccaacatcatcacagagtgtgactaacagaggcaccaacatcatcacagagtgtgactaacagaggcaccaacatcatcacagagtgtgtacaacagaggcaccaacatcatcacagagtgtgactaacagaggcaccaacatcatcacagagtgtgactaacagaggcaccaacatcatcacagagtgtgaCTAACAGAGGCAATGAATTTAACAGTCATaggatgtgtgtgagtgtgagtgtgtctgtatgtgtcagAGGGCTGACAGATGAAatggagctttttctcacatcAAAAGTGTCTTGAATTAAGTCTGAAGATCTGAGACTTGCAGAATGAGTAAAATCATTAAAATCTTAAAGAAATGGAGCACATCActgtattttaacattttatatcttttaatgttattgatttctttttttatattacttttgGGTTTATATTATAGTCTTCAGTGAGTCTGTTGAGGcgactgtgtgttttttgatgaaATCATTGAACGGATGAATGTGCCTGAGTGTGTCCTGCCCCCCCCTCACCCTCTGCAGCTCTGCGTCAGGGTCGGGGTGACCTTCAGCCAGAAGCCTCTGTCtgatctcctccagctcctccttctccctcttccgGTCTCGCTCGTCCAATTCCGTCTCCTTTTCTCGGTCACGAAGTCGCTTCTGCAAAGCGCTGCCCCTGAGGATGAGGAGTCGGGTAATGAACACACACGAGCGGCGGGAGCGTCTCACGCTTCTCAACGTGCATTAGAGACTCACCTGTAGTACTTCGGGTCGTCTCTGTCGTCGTCGTAATCTTCCAGGAACTCTTTCAGCCTCTTGGCTTCTTTCATCTGGATGTAAAGAACAATAAGATCCTCACACATCTGTATCAATGAAGCTAACAGCAGTTATTATTCTCTAGCACTCTGATCTGCCGCTGCACGTCATGGATACCATTTCACGACGCCTCTCGTCCTCGCGCTCCGTTTCTTTGCTGTAGTCACGAGCCTTCTTCCTCTCACGGATCTCCCAGTTCTTCAGGCGCTTTGAGAAGAAGAATAACCATCCGTCGTTAAAATGCACATTAATTAAAGTTAAATCTTTATGTGCAACTATTTTAACATTCATTTATAATCAAACGACAGGAGATCATAAACGTACTTCCTGGTACGCCGCCTCCTTGTCTCTGAGCCTCCTCTCGAGTCTCCTCCGCTCGTACAcgtcctcctcatcttcctcgcGGTCTCGTTTTTTATCTTCTCGAGTTCTCTCTCTGCACAAGATCGTTCACGAGTTAAAgactgagtgtgtatgtgaggagTGTGTCCTTCTATTAATCAGTGTTTTATGTGAACAGGATGCTTTGACATCACAAGGTGCGTCGGACCTCTCGCCTCCCACTGACCTCGATCTGCTGCGATCTTCACTGACATCTCgactcctctccctctcccgctccctctctcgctccttcGTCCTCTCGCGTTCGCGATCTCTCTCCCGTTCGCGGTCGCGATCTCGGTCTCGTTCCCGCTccttgtccctctctctctccctctccttctctttctctcggtCGCGGCGCTCCCTTTCGCGCTCCCGctctttgtccctctctctcctctccctctcgaTCTCCAGtcgctccttttctttctttcccttttcctcCTCTAGTTTCTGCAGGAGCCcaacaggaagaagagggagaacaTGTGTTACTAGATTCTCAATAGTGAAAAGATCACActgaaatacacaaacatgttcATCAGTACGATACTGAAAATGATTTTGACTCCCTTGGCCAGACATGCTCACATACTGCCATGACTCAATGCCTTGGAGAGGCTGGCTGCTGCAAGTAAGGAAGTCTTCTGAGCCCTGGTGTTTCCTCCAGGAAGTGGTCCGCTGTTTGAGCAGGTTTAATGCAGACGCTGCTCATTCAGGACACACTTACTTAAAACCATAAATTACAGATCAATCTTGAAAAACGCCTAAAAACTTGATCTGCGTTTAAAGAGGAAGTTAAAACCGTTCTGGTGTTTTATCAACGCTTATTGTAATTATTCTGTTAATCAATGATCATTTCCTGTCCAGCCCTTcatcactctcacacacacacacacacacacacacacacacacacacacacacacacacacacacacacacacacacacacacacacacacacacacacacacacacacacacacacacacacacacacacacacacacacacacacacacacacacacacacacacacacacaccttgtccTCTGCAGTCACTACGTGATCTGAGATTATTCTTCCAATAGAAACTCAGCTGTGTTGAGTAGTGGAACCTGTAACGTTAACATTACACATCGATCAGTCAGGAAACTGCTGAGTAATAGATTTGATGCAGGAAACTCTGTTGGGTAACGTTTGACACAAAGTTTAGTAAGCGTAAAGCGTTATGCACTAAGTTTTACAGGATTTATTTATAGCTTTAATACAAAGTGGACTCCTCGTGCTTCACTTAAGCAGGGCTGCACTGAGTGGAActtcttttacatttgaagttttcgaatgaagctttgaatgttcgtcatcatattttatattattatcaccCTGAAGATCTTTAGACATTAGTTTAATGAAGAGAagtgcagtgaaaatgttgtttttgaggcTAAACACCAACAGTTATGGATTTAGGAAGAATGTTTggttacataaaaacatgttgggAATGATTACATCTTTATTTCTTCAATGAAATTTGGATTTTAAACGCTCTGGAGTTTAGAAATGTTTAGATCACACGAGTCCGAAACAATCTAACCCTACTAATAGTATCTGtaatattttatctttatttgtgCAGAACTGAAATCAACAGAcacaattaatacaaataaaaagctgcGCAGCATTTGAATGAATGTGAACTtcatgaatgaagcttcaaacgaCGGAGCACAGCCCTACTTTAAGTTCAAAGTATTCACCGAGAGCCAAGTCAGCTTTGAACCATCAGGTCAACAAGTCCTAACGCTGAACGTCAGAACTATATGAAGCCCAGGTTTGGTCTTACCTTTGGGTGCCAAGTGGATTAAAACAAGCCCAAGCTTAACGTGGCAAAGGGCCCGACTAAGTGAATTACATAATCAGCTCCCGTTTGTTTTCCACATGGCCGTCTGAGAAGCAAGGGAGCAGCGCCGACCTGCAACACAAGTGCTCCCTGCAGCAGTGTGGGAGTCGtgtgagcagcagagagaactGGGAGTGTTTGGTCTGTGGTACATAGAGAACAACTGGACACAGATTGTAATACTTAGTGGTGGAACTAGTTGACGAGCTTTAAGACGCCACAGATCCCTCTGAGCAAACACCTCTGTGGTTCTAAATGTACTCTAGATATCAAATAACCACTAAGTGTTGAGCGTTTGTCTGCTTTCTCACTAGTGGACATAAGAATCATGGCATTTCTACAGACCGTTGTGGAGCTACTGGTGCAACTCACAGGTGATGAACTACGGGCTCAGCGCTTCAGCTACACATCCTACAGGCTACGTGTGGGAGGAAAAGCAGGTCAAGTGTAAAGTCAAGAACAATCAGGAGAAAGGTCCAAAGGATACCTGTGAAGCAGTTTGATCTAAGTGCAGTTCATTCATCCACATCATCAACAACACCTCACATTCAAGTcacacactgaaatacattttgccACAAGGAAATGATTGAAACAGTCTTACCTGCAGGTCGTCTTCTGGGTCACTGCGGCCTCTTCGACCCAACAAATCATATCAAAAACCTCAACGCACTCGGATTTAAAGATGTCTGCTGTTACGTTCTGATGTGGGTGTGACCTTCCTGTTCTACTAGAGataaatgttctgctttgtAATTTAAACTCCATTCAAATGAGCATTTGTATCCGTGTCTCATCGTATCGTCCTGTTTTCATCCTCCAACTTACCTCGCTTGAGAACatcaacatttcaaacactgtCACTGAGGTGTTACCTCCCGCCTCGTCCTCCATACTGTCACAGACACGGGTTGAGTTTAACGCTGCAACTTCCTCTTTGTTTAGCACGAGATATGTGCAAAGCTTGTTTTGTGATGCAGGGAATCAATTCCCCTGAAGAAAGGACAACAAGCACGGGTCCGCTCTGCTTTCATGCATTTACAAGGAGCCGCTGTTTCTCTGGACCTGACTGACAGATGctgaccccccctccccccctccctcactaGAGcttcattatcgattcatccTTTGGTCTGAAGATAGTTAAAGTCCCAGTCaaaggtgacgtctttaaatctccatatttgaggctgaaaacagctttttctgacatttttgcattaaaacttacttttatatgaatatttttataaataatattatttgcaGCTTCATCTGTGACAGTGtttgaagttgtgatgaagttgtgatgaagttgtgatgaagtgaCTCCAGAGGTAAAGTCCAGTTCCATGAGGCGTTTGGATTATTGTTGTCCCTGCAGCTTTGTGTTCCTCACTAACACTAATGATCAGTCATTTATTTAactaaagggggggggggcaaataAGAGAAAACTAACACAAAGAAAGCCACTCACCTTGCATGTCTTCAGACCCCAGAGTGCTGTGGGGGGGCGCTCCCTGCTTCAGTAACACTAGAGGCTGCAGTTCAAACTCCTGCAGTGGTTAGgctcatcagtgtgtgtgtgtgttcttcacacacatcatttatcaCGAGGACCTGCAGAGGTTCACTGAGCTGCCCCGCCTTACAAAACCTGACGGACGAGCAATTTGCACCGTCCAGCTCCACTTTTGTTTCCCAAATCCACGTGTAGATTCAAATGCATGGCAGTGAAGTGCGAGCCGGTTGCCCCTCTGCAGAGCCTCCAGAAGGGAGCGCCCAACATGAGTAAAGAAGAAATTAAAGGTCATACTTACATCCTATCCTCGCAACTTTTTCCAAAGCAGAGATTCTGAGATTCATCTTGCTCTAGTCACCAAATGAACTCTACCACATTGGTGGGGTTTAATCAATAGATTAGCTTGAGATGGAATTGAACATTGTGTCCATGCACCCTGTGTGACGACTTTAGCCTGAGCAGCTCAAACCTTTAGTCTGAATAATAATCACTCCTGCCCAATGTGGGGACACCGACAGATACGACATCAGCATTTCAACAATCGAATAGATGCTATGAAATATTTGAACATCAACTTCTTTCTATTCCTTCAATGTTTGAATTTTACTCACTAATCTGCACGTTAACACACTCTTACAGTCATATGgaggaaccccccccccccctttacatGATAAACACTGCAGCTCCATTCGCTGTTGAGGAATTTCTAATTACAAAAGGATTTATTCTCCAAAACCTAAAGCAGTGAGTAACAACAGCAGTTTGATACATTACCTTGTGTGTGTCGCGGAATTTACTGATCTCTCTGGAAATCAAGTCTCTCTTGTCGTCCTCCATCTCCATGGCATTGATATCCTCCTTGCACAAAGGAAGAACACACTAAATACTCGCCTTTTCATTCAAGATTATAGCTgcttctacttcctgtttcgACAAATATGTGGTAACATTTGTCAATGTGGACATGtgctacacacaaacagaagctCCTCCCTGAGCGGCAGGTGGGTCATGAGAGGATGAAGGTGTGTCAGAGATGCATCACATGAATGATTCATGCTGCTTTAAATAACACTTTGATAGTATTTCTGATCTTCGCTGAGAAGCGAGTTAAAAGCCCAAATATACGCAGTCGAGTTCAGACGAATGCAGACGATCAGACAGATCAACAGTAAGAGACAAACGAtacctcctccttcttctctttccgcTTCTTGTTGCGAGGCTGACTGTCGGGGTCCTGCGAGGGAGCGTTGAGCTCACTTGCGTACTCTCGGATGAGGACTTCTATCGCGCCCTTCACCACCTGATCCCGACGCAACGTTTCTTCATCGAGAACCtcctcgtcgtcgtcgtccccGTTCTTTGACCCAGCGCCGGCTCCCTGTGTGTCGAAGAACGTGTGAGAAACAAACTTAGATTTAACAACCAGAAGCATCAACGTAACAGAACGGTTCATCTTCTCCTCGCCAGCTTTTCAGAAGCAGAACTGGGCAAACAATTCAATTTCAggataaaagacatttttagatgttttgcagaaagaaagaatatattaaaatatattttatttatggggAGATTTCCACCCAGAGCTGCATCATTATGGCGCCACGATCAGAAGCCTTGAGAATAAAAAAGGTCAATATTTTACTGGACCAATGAAAGAGTATCTTGAATTTGTATCACCTTTTGTTGTCCCTTGTTTCTTATTGTGTTTGGTACCTTGTATGTGTGCCCGTGGTTTGAACAGTTAGTTGGATGTGATGCATACCCCATTAGCGCTCCTCTTCTTGGCCTTCCACTCGTCGAGCTGGGCTTTGGTTTTGGCATCGACCTTCACCAGCAGCTTCTTATCCCCTAAGAGCAACTCGTGCAGAAGTCTGAGGGCTCGCAGTGTGGACTCAGGCTCCTTATACTCGCAGAACCCAAACGCTtccaggagaggagagcagaaagagagttAGTTGATGCCGCCGTGCATCACTACTTGATTGGCTTTAAGTCGTATCCGACACACTAACGTTCACTCGCATCAACAGAAGACGGTTTAAATGAGTTGTCTTTACCTTGAAGTTTCCCAGAGGCACCTTGGACCCTTTTCCAGCTGAGAACAATTCCACATTTCTATATCGACAGGGAACAGAGAACAAGGAATCCTTTCATTTCACGTTACAAATGTTAACGTTTAATCAATGATCAATTAATCACAAGTTGGCACAACAGTATTTGTGTCTTCCTGAGGATGTCAGTGGAGGGTGAGACGAGTAAAATGTTACGGTATTACACTATTACTCTTATTTATGATCCTTAAAACAGAATTATAAATCAGACTTTTTTGTAAAGCATGCAACTATAACATGTTCTATAACTATATCCTGTGACATGTTAGAAGCACTATAGCATGTTAAATAACTAATGACCAAAAACAACGTAGATAAGCTAGTATACGGTACACGTGATATCGGTGCAGGTACATCCCTCGAGACGAGTCAGGAGCAGCGACCATCAAAACCTGCCATGTCGGTACTGTGcaagtgtttttctttaactTGGTTTATTGTGATACAAGAAGCTGCAGAACTTTATGTACAAACGGCAAGCGTCGCCTGGACCCGTCAGCTCGTACACACTTTAACATTCTACAATATTTATAGCTTAAATTTCATGTGAACATTTCCTGAACAGCAGGCAGTGTGGGTGCACTCGGGTCAACTCACTGCTAGAAGCTGTCTGACCAACATGTCAGACGCCTTTTCAGAGATGTTCCCTACAAACACCGTGGTGGTGGGGCCGCCGCTGTCGTCGGAGTCCTTGGCTCTCATGGTCGGCTCCTTCTTCGGAAGCATCGGCTTGTGTGCTACAGCAACTGAGGTCGGGACGAGAACCTGCAACAGCAGATTAAGTGTTAGTTACTCACGAGTTactcttatttaaaaaagaaacgcaAATATTACAAGAATTTGATTTGAACAGTCTCCGTTGAGCAGCAgacttgacaaaaacaaacttttacaAAACTGATAAAGAGCAAAGATCACGTATTTATTATAAGGTCATAGAGAACAGCTGTTTGTAACTCACTGTGGGTGTGGGGGTCACAACACCCATATGAACCGGCATCATGGGAGTAcctggaaataaaaacaaagccatGTATTGAGGcatacaaccacacacaatactatattgttttgtgtctgattACCCATGAATagcataaatgtgtgtgatggATAGTTTAGAGATACAGTAGTGAGGGGGATTTAACAGTTCAgagtcagaaactaataaatgCTTTCGGACGGATCTTTTTTTATGTCTGAAGTCGAGTCAAACAGCAATATTGGGCTTTGTTGGCTCAATTGTTGAACATAATCATGTTCCCATAGGCAACCAGGAATTGAGCAAAACTAGGCAAATAAACTTATGAGAGCAGAAGGGGCTTTACCCAAGCTTCAgtctcagaaatgtaaaactaaaacaacaacacgaaGGTTTCAGAGCCTGatctacagacacacagctgtcaCTGCGGATATGAGCCAATCAATAataagctaacgttaacgtACCTGGCGGGACAGCCTGGGCAAACCCCGCATACTGAGGGGGTGGGATCCTGGGGGGCAACTGCGGGATACCAATCTGCTGGCGGTTGAGCGGAGGAGGGTATGACATCCtgaaatcagaaatacttttaaTATACAAGAAACTATAAGCAAGAGATGATGTACAACTTAAGTCCAGGGGAAACGGTGTCGGTGTTCTTCAGGGGTTAACCTAGGTAATGTCAAGTTAATAAtggaattacatttaaacatcagctaacagctaacaaaaACAACCAACCAGGTGTAATACCTGGTTAGTGGAAAGTAGGATTCCTCCACGTTAACTGGCTAAATTAGCtcaagctagctaacgttactgttTGGCCTTGCTGGTTCTCGTTAGCTGCAGCGGTCATGTGCGAGTTCTCTCACCTGCAAtcaagtgtaaaataaaacccagtGGCTAATAATACTATGGGGTATCCGAATAAAAGCCCATTAAATACGGTTAACGGGAAAACGTAACGCTAAAGATTAGCGTTATTATTGCCACCGGCGCGCTGTAAGAACCCCTATGGATACAAATAACTGGGACCTTTTCTTTTCGCAATGAATTATGGGAAAGCACAGCACcgatatttgtttttgttgcccGAAATTAAACCTCTCAGGCAGCCACTCAGgcgaataatatatatattttacacaccCAAACAAAGAACCAGACAGCACAGATATTGCCAAATAGAATAATAgagtagaaaataaaatacttttaagtacaaacacattaaaagcataaagacaatacattataaaaagacatttaaaaaaacagttatTAAAGAGTCATaagaacagaaataaaaacaagttaacaagcaaaaggaaaaaaaggaaaagtccTAAGCCTTGATTTAAAGGAAGTGAGagttttctgggagtttgttccagatatatGGAGCAGACACGGTTCTTTGGTTTGCATGTGCAACATCTGCTATTAAAAAGGGGTACATTAAAACACACCATCTATGTTGTCtaattgtattatgttgtttattctgtacacacaaactGACATGAGTTTGagcataacaaaataaatgtggaatgAACCGTTtaacatgttttgcttttttgcatgtctgtccgtcctttTTTGGGGAGTTAttcaagggtctaaggacagtgtGTCATAaactgtacagattgtaaagccccctgaggaacatgtgtgatattgggctatataaatataaagtgattGATTAATTGGCCATTTCAAATTCAGACaggacacactgaaacacaatacaaaatacaatgcACAGGGGACTCTGTACCTTTACCCAGGGGGCAGCAGctgacagtgttgatgtaaggcagtgttactcattgcacggctcgccaagctttaattggtgctcgcgtggcagtgggctaaataaagggatgatagatatgattatgagtcaatacagatatttcataaatacaagcagggctattacatataacccattaaaacacagtgtctgctctattagcctacaaataatacaaataatagataaaagacgcaaatatagacagaaacaagatcTTTAAACCTGCCcagcggaacactgactcactgcggagctGCCAGTTCTGGCGctctatcagcactacatggtgaatgtgctcttggacgggtagatttgcagagtttgacaacatcatcccagcattaaggtaatcctgcttgtattgaatgcattggttggttGCATTGCATATTATATGTTCTGGctggatgacagattaataaacagacgtgctttttatgactggatgtagcttttcatactttgcggtaaaagtggctctcctattgactttgtcctctcaatgtggctctcacgtaaacaATAGtgaagacttttttttattttctttgtggtcatATTCTGcctctttttggttgttttgcatcttgaTTTGCATTTCCTAACACGAAATGTAAGCAGTAACTTCAAACAGAGGCTCTGGCCAAGGGGACCCCGTACCTGTTGGGCCCCTGGTTCAGAGCTCAATaggcccgttcagtaatccGTCCACGCTGCTGACCATATTCAAAATCATAGCTAAGTGTTTTAGGAATGTGGCTGATCTTCATATTACCCTTTTTCTTGATTTGactttgatttgatattttgtTTGGGTACAGTGTTACTTGCATGCGTTATGgttaatacatacattttgatTATAGAAGTCTAAAAAAAATAGGCTACATCTAATTATTCCAAGGGACATACATAAGGGGTTCCTGGTATATTCTCTATCTTTTAATTAAGGGGCTGAAAAACAATTGAGAACCTCAGCTATCTATAACCTTAAGTATTTGAATGAGTAGATGTTGTTGCAGGTTAAAAACAGGGCCTAAACGGACCATAAACATAATCCCAGACTGCAACCCCAGACATAATTTGTAAATTAAACAGTAAAGCATAGGACCGTAGTTGGTCTAAATAGGAGATTGTATATATCTATGGGGGCAGGAGGGTGAGATTTTCATACATCCTGGGGAAGGTTTTGCCTGACAGGCTGTAACCAGGGCATGTAAAtcaaaacttcaatattaaattcCAATATTCTCCATTTTCGAACGCTTGGTGGCGCCAAATGTCTTTCTTCATTCCGAGCGCGAGACCTCCCGATGTGTACTTCCTGTTCACTGTTCTCGCCGTTGGCTGCGTACGGAAGCTTTAATGGTCCAAACGCCTTAAGAGGTTCTAAACAGACGTGTTAACGCGGTATTGTCTGTCGTCTTAAAACGTACACGTTTGTTATATTAATACAGACGCAGAACGTGACGCCCCGGGAGGCTGATTACGTCACGAGACAAACGTTTGTTGGGTGTCGCTCAGCAACCACGGTTAACGACtagtttcagtttttatttgacattgattgaggaaggaaaataactctggattcagCTAT
Encoded here:
- the rbm25a gene encoding LOW QUALITY PROTEIN: RNA-binding protein 25 (The sequence of the model RefSeq protein was modified relative to this genomic sequence to represent the inferred CDS: deleted 1 base in 1 codon; substituted 1 base at 1 genomic stop codon), with the protein product MSYPPPLNRQQIGIPQLPPRIPPPQYAGFAQAVPPGTPMMPVHMGVVTPTPTVLVPTSVAVAHKPMLPKKEPTMRAKDSDDSGGPTTTVFVGNISEKASDMLVRQLLAKCGIVLSWKRVQGASGKLQAFGFCEYKEPESTLRALRLLHELLLGDKKLLVKVDAKTKAQLDEWKAKKRSANGGAGAGSKNGDDDDEEVLDEETLRRDQVVKGAIEVLIREYASELNAPSQDPDSQPRNKKRKEKKEEEDINAMEMEDDKRDLISREISKFRDTHKKLEEEKGKKEKERLEIERERRERDKERERERERRDREKEKERERERDKERERDRDRDRERERDRERERTKERERERERERSRDVSEDRSRSRSVGGERSDAPCDVKASCSHKTLINRRTHSSHTHSVFNSXTILCRERTREDKKRDREEDEEDVYERRRLERRLRDKEAAYQERLKNWEIRERKKARDYSKETEREDERRREMMKEAKRLKEFLEDYDDDRDDPKYYRGSALQKRLRDREKETELDERDRKREKEELEEIRQRLLAEGHPDPDAELQRMEEEAERRRQPPLKLEPEEDAHQEKAHKDRDREKRGSGRPAEPIPRAPPQHSEDDEEEATEEDFHDGEDSQEDKPQLKPIMRPITTAPSVSSASGNATPNTPGNESPCGIIIPGENTPEVQPPEEHRPKIGVSLKLGATNSPSQLNVGKRKKLATVESVFNKFDDEEADEQPRKRKLVPLDYGDDDKSLGLDGAEIPGAKGSVNTEEKRKHIKSLIEKIPTARPELFNYPLDWTMVDSTLMDRRIKPWINKKIIEYIGEEEPTLVDFVCSKVMAHSTPQGILDDVAMVLDEEAEVFIVKMWRLLIYETEAKKIGLVK